From Lysinibacillus sp. SGAir0095, the proteins below share one genomic window:
- the dtd gene encoding D-aminoacyl-tRNA deacylase, protein MRVVIQRSKEASVTVDGQVTGAIESGYVLLVGLTHEDTLEDVRYVAKKVSELRLWEDEEGKMNHSLVEHGGAILSVSQFTLYADTRKGRRPSFIEAARPETALPLWEAFNEELRSSHGLQVETGVFGAMMDVSLVNDGPVTIIVESKPKE, encoded by the coding sequence ATGCGAGTAGTTATTCAAAGAAGTAAGGAAGCATCCGTTACAGTTGATGGACAAGTAACAGGAGCAATCGAGTCTGGTTACGTCTTATTAGTTGGTTTGACTCATGAAGACACACTAGAAGATGTTCGATATGTTGCAAAAAAGGTTTCTGAACTTAGACTTTGGGAAGATGAAGAAGGCAAGATGAATCATTCCCTTGTAGAACATGGTGGGGCTATTCTATCTGTATCGCAATTCACACTCTATGCCGATACAAGAAAGGGAAGAAGACCAAGTTTTATTGAAGCTGCAAGACCAGAAACAGCTCTTCCTTTGTGGGAAGCGTTTAATGAAGAGTTAAGATCTTCACATGGTTTACAAGTAGAAACAGGGGTCTTTGGAGCAATGATGGATGTGTCTTTAGTAAATGATGGACCAGTAACAATAATCGTTGAATCAAAGCCTAAAGAATAA